Genomic DNA from Methanosarcina sp. MTP4:
ATGTCGAGCTTTGCAAAGTCGTCGTACTCGATCTGGGGGAGGTTTTCTTCCTCTTCTCCCTCTTCTTCGGGCTTTGCCTCAGCCTTTTCTTCTGTTGCCGGGGGTTTGCCTTCGGATTTGGCTACTTCCTTTTCTTCTTTACCTTCCTTTGGACCGGTCTGCTTTGCAATGGCAATCCTGACCCTCTCACTGGAGATTTCTTCCATTTCCCCTATCTTGTCGTCTTCGAGCTTGGTAAAGAGGATCTTCGGTTTTGCAAATCCGCTGCCAGCCTTCAGGGGTACGAGGGCATCTGAATACTGTGCCTCGTGCACGTCTCCTTCCAGGCCGAGGCCTTTCCAGGCATTTTCCATGCTTCCCGGGAGTACGGGCTCGAAGAGCAGGGTAAGGGCCTTTCCAAGCTGGAGGCAGTTGTAGAGCACCTGCCCGCAGGCTTCCTTATCTTCTTTGATAAGTTTCCAGGGCTCGTGGGATTGGAAGTATATGTTCCCGAATGATGCCAGGGCCATAGCGGTGTCCACTGCTTTCTTGAACTCGTACTCTTCCATGGCGGCGTTGACCTCGTTGATCGCAGTTTCGATCTTTTCCTTAACTTCCGGCTCGATCTCCCCTTCAGGGATTTTCCCGTAGTTCTTGAAGGCAAAGAGCATTGTCCTGTACAGGAAGTTTCCGAGTACGGCCACGAGCTCGGTGTTGATTTTTTCCTGGAGCACGCGCCAGGAGAAGTTCAGTTCCTTGGTATGGGAAGTGTAGCTTGCCAGGTAGTAGCGCAGGATATCCGGGTGGAAGCCGTGGTCCAGGTAGTCTTCCCCGACCCAGACCACATAGCCCCTGGTCTTGGAGAAGGTCTTGTCCTCGATCTTGACCATGCCTGAGGCCACAACGTCCGTAGGTACGGAGTAGTCGGCACCTTTGAGCATGGCAGGCCAGAAGATGCAGTGGTGGTAGGTGATGTCTCCTCCTATGAAATGGATTATCTCCCCGTCACCTTTCCAGTACTTCTCCCAGGAATCGTTGGCCTGGGCAGCCCATTCTTCCGTGAAGGCCATGTACCCTATGGGTGCGTCAACCCAGACATAGACCACCAGGTCGTCGTGGCCGGGGAACTTAACCCCCCATTCCAGGTTTCGCGTGATGCACCAGTCTTCCAGGCCCTGCTTTACCCAACCAAGCGCGTAGTTCCTGGCGTTGGTGGTGCCTCCTAGCTCGTTTGAAAGGTAGTTCATCAGGTAGTCACTGAATTCGGAAAGCTTGAAGAAGAAGTGCTCCTGCTTGCGGTACTCGGCAGGCCCTCCGCAGATGGTACAGACAGGGCTTTTGAGTTCTCCGGGTTCCAGGTGCTTTCCGCAGCCCTGATCGCATTCGTCCCCACGTGCGGTTTCCCCACAGTGGGGGCAGGTCCCTTCCACATAGCGGTCAGGGAGGAAACGGTCGCACTTCGGGCAGTAGGCAATTTCGATAGTCTTTGGGTAGACGTAGTCCTTTTCTATCAGCTTGTTGACTATTTCCAGGGTTCTGTTATGGTTTTCAGGGTCGTCAGTGGTCCCGAAGGCGTCAAAGTTAACCCCCAGCTGCTTGAAGGTCTCGTCAAAATGTTTGTGGTATGTTTCTACAAGTTCCCCGGGAGTGATCCCGAGCTGCTCGGCGTTAACGACAATGGGAGTGCCGTGTGTGTCCGAACCGCAGACGAAGGTAACGTCCCTCCCCTCCTTCTTGAGGGCGCGGACAAAGATATCTGCGGGTACGTAAGTCCGAAGGTGGCCTACATGGGCCTTTCCGTTGGCGTAGGGCAGGCCGCAGGTAACAAGTACGGGTTTATCGGATGATTTTGACATTCTAATCTCCATGTATTATTTTACGGATATATCCCTCTTGGACGTCTGCAATTCTAAAATATATTTCGCTTATTGCAGGTTTAAAGGGAAGCTTTTTGAAGGGATAGTTTATAGTTTTATGTGTAAAAAGACGATTTCGGTGCTTTTGGCCGGGATGTGGAATCCTTTCAGACCTGTTTTAAGACGGGTATAATGCCAGGAAAATTAATTTATCGGCATGGTCCTATGAATTTTTTATTAAATTCTTCGGAGGAAAGGTTCCCTGAACTTATATTTCCGATGTATTACCCTCGATTACCCTCGATTACCCTCGATTAGTATCTTCGATGTATTACCCTCGACTTAGCATCTTTGATGTATTACCTTCGACGTAGTATCTTCGATCTATTATCCGGAAGTGGTTTCAAAAGGGGTCTCGGAAAGTAATATTAATAATGAATGCCGAAAAGAACTCCTATTCGGATGTCCTGGTGACAGAGGGTTTTATTCCCGATTTCCGCCCTTTCCGTTTTGCTTCCGGAAAAATTCTCATTTCCTTAAGTCAGGGGCTTGAATACGTAATTGATTCGTAATCCAAAATCGATTCTTAATTCCAAATAGGTTAATATTGATGTTTAGCGACGCGAGAGTTAAATCATGGATTCAAACACCTCTTCTTCCCCGGTACCTGAAAAAAAGAAACGCAACCACATATCTTACGTGGTCGTGGTAATCGCCCTGCTTCTGGTCATAGGGGTAAGTATGATGGCAATTTTTTACGGCTTTGGCTTTGAAGGGGACTTGGGTACCTCGGATAAGGTGGCCGTAATTTATGTCCAGGGCACCATGCTTACCGGAAACATCCCTTCCGGGCTTGGGTATGCAACCTCCGAAGAAATTTCTGAAAATATCCAGCGGGCTGTGGAAGATGAACAGGTCAGTGCCATAGTGCTCCGGGTCAACAGCCCCGGGGGGTCACCCGCAGCTGCCCAGGAAGTTGTAGGCGAGATCCAGAAGGCCCAGGAAGAAGGCGTCCCTGTGGTGATCTCTATGGGAGATATGGCTGCCAGTGCTGCTTACTACATCTCGGCTCCGGCGGACTACATTATTGCAAATCCTTCCACAAGCACCGGGTCGATCGGGGTGATCTGGATCTTCCAGAACATGTCTGCTTTCTATGAGGAAGAGGGAGTTGAGTTTTACATCTCAAAGTCCGGGGAACTGAAAGACATGGGCGGCTCCTGGCGCGGACTCACTGATGAGGAAAAAGAACACGCTGACAGGGTGGTTCTCGAAAGCTATGAAGACTTCGTGGCCCAGATTGCCGAAGGACGGAACATGACGCGGGGTGATGTAAAGGCCATTGCCGACGGGCGCATATATACGGGGAAAACGGCTAAGGAACTCGGACTTGTAGACGAAATGGGAAACCTTTACGACGCCATTGATAAGGCTGCCGAACTTGGAGGCATCGAAGGGGAACCGAGGGTCGTGTATATGAACAGAGCAACCCTCTCAAGACTGCTCCTGGGCTCGGAATCGTCGAGTTCCGATGCTTCGAGTTCCGATGCAGTCCGGCAGTTTGTTAGTTATTATGAAGAAAGCCCCTACGGGAAAATCCAGGCATGAAGTGTTAAAAAGATCTGGAACTATAGTCCTGGACGTAAATATTTACACTTTATACTATAACCACGGAAGACACCGAAAACACGGAAGGATTGTGCTCCCATATCCTTTATTCCGTGTTTTCTGTGGTTAAAATTTCACTTGAGATTGGTGAAGGAATTTGGGTCATTGACTATAAATGAAGTACCCATATTTTTTCAGTTTTTACTCCTCTTTTTACCGATTTTGTCCCGTTTTTCCCCTTTTCAGCCTTCTTTTTTATTCATCTTCAGCCTTCGGCCTCATTTCCGGCTTTTCTCCTGCAGATTTTGTCCAGAAGGAGGATGTTGTCAAGCATAAGGGAACAGCTCCAACCCAGGGGAATTGCCCAGGCAGGCCTGCCTGTAGACTTGTCCACCTGTTCGGGGAGGAGCCCTGCACTGGTCGTGCCTGCAAGACTCCATTTAAGGAACCTGATCCCTTCTTCGGTCAGCTTTTTCCGGGTCTCTTCATACTGGTCTTTTTCTTTTTCGTAAGGAAGGGCCAGGGCCAGGGCAAACATGGCTTCCGAGAGCCAGAGGGTTGTTACAAGCCAGGGGTTCCCGTTGATGTAGCTGTCGTTTTCGTAGCGTCTGATCCCATAGTGCCGGTTTACCGGGCTGGAGAGCTTTTTCTGGATGTTTTCTATAAGGAAGAAGATCATGTCCCTTTCCACCGGGTTTCGCGGGGAGAGCATCCCGAAAGGAATATAGGTGGCAAGGACGCTTGCATCCATAGTCTTGTCCAGCTTTTCGTTTATAACTCCCTTTGCAAAATAGCCTTCCTGGAGCCAGAAGCGGTCGATGGTAGCCTGCTTTATAAATTCAGCCCGCTTTTTCCAGCGCCGGGCCATTCCCGCCTCTCCGTTTTCCTCAGCCAGGTGGGAAGCTCCCATGAGGCCTGCATAGATCGAGGCGTTCGTATAAGTGAAAATTCCGTAGTATGTTTCCCAGAGGTCCATGCAGCTTTCATGCAGCCCCGTTTTTGTCCTTTTCATCAGGTATTCGGCAGCTCGCAGCACCGAAACCCAGACTTCCTCCAGGAACTCTATTTTTTTCAGGCCTTCCAGGATCCTGTAATAGACGTCCATGGCATAGAGGGTGGAACCGGTTTCGTCGATCTGGGTGGAATAATCAAAGTTACCCCAGGAAGGAGCCTTACTCCCGTCCAGCCAGTAGCGCTGGAACCAGGAGCCGTTGGGGAGCTGGGTCCTGATGCACCACTTGAAAAACCTGTCACAATATTCGGGATAACCCGAATGTTTCAGGGCGAGCACCAATTCGGAACTGTCACGGTTCCAGCAAAAACCGTACCCTCCGCATTTCTCAAAGTTGGAATCAAATTCGGGGGCAGCCACAAAGGAGCCATTTTCGTGGTCGTTCATAAGGTAGAGCACGAGCAGGGAGCGGTTGTAGGCGTTGAAAAGTTCCTGGCGGAGGTTGTTATAACCTTCGAGGCCCGGCATTTTCAGCACCTGTTTTTTGGATAGCCACATAACCCAGTGTTCTCTTGTCTTTTCGAAGATCTGTTCAAGGGGCAGTTTTGAAAGTTCCTGCATCCTTTTGTAGAGGAGGTTGCGGGTAGGAGCTGCGCCAATGAAAATCACAAACTCGTTGGTGCCATCAGCTTCCAGTTCGAGGTCCCAGCCCGCAGCGTTGTTTATGTTCCCAATGTCCTCCTTATTATTCTGGAGTTTCCCGTCTTCCATGTCGTACCTGGAATTCGTCCACCAGATGGTGTCCATCGCTTTTCCTACCTGCCATTCCGAAAACTCTGGCATGGAGTGGATTCCGATATAGTAGTCTTGCCAGTACTGTACTATCAGGCGGGCTTTTGAGTCGCAGTAACCTGAATTTTTCTTTGAGGTCTCCCCTACGTTGAAGTTCGAATAGTAATAAAACTTCCCTGATATTTTTTTCTGGGACTGGATCTTGAACCTGCGGATAAGAACCGGAACATCAGGGTGAACCAGGTCCAGGATCGAAATCCGGATTCCCGAATCATGGTAAAGCTTTGTGGACACGATGTTTGTGTCCTCTATGTAGTTCTGAATTGATTGCCAGTCGTTGCTGTTTGTCCAGAGGAGAGTTTCTCCAGTATGGATGCAGGCAAGAGACTCATCGATATGCTGGGCGTGGTCTCTTCGCGGGTAAAAAAAGCCGAAGAGTTCCCCCTTCCTGCCCATTGTCACGAGCAGTTCTGCATTTCCCAGAATGACATTGGGTTGTTTGATCACCTGCTAACCCCTCTTGTGATCACATGTTCCTGGTTTTCACCGGATGGGGCCGGGGAGATGATATGTTCGCAGACCTCATTCCCCGTGGCTTTGCAACTAACTTCCCTGACCCTTATGTTCTTCCCTGAGTATTCGGTCAGGTAACCTGCGAAGTATCCGCTCATGTAGGCACATACCGGCTGGTCCGTTTCCCCGTAGACGTCTGCAATGAAAGATTCTTTGACAATGATTTTTCCTTCAAAGGTTTCCGGGTCGCAATCGATTTCCAGGATGCCCCAGCCAACGGCTCTGTAAAGTTCTGCCAGGATGCTGGCGAAGTTTTTGTCGTCAAGGGGCATGATATTCCTGAAATACTTTGCAGCGTGGATCCCCCCCCGCAGGCCGGAAAGGGTGAGCAGGCCCTCGGCATGTGGGGCGCTATCATTCAGAGTCCTGATGATATCTACAAGGGTGGGTGCCCGTGCAATGATTCCCCTGACTCCGATCACATTTAATGGGAAGTCCACCAGATGGATCATCCTGTGTTCCGAAATCCCATGTTCGACTTTCTCTACAGCTTCCAGTCCCCCTATCTTTCTGGCAAGGTCGTCAACGTCTACGTCTTTTCCGATTTCCGTAAATATTGAGTACTCTCCTGTTTGCTGTGTGATGTTGTCGAGGTGCCCGAACTTGGTCTGCACCTCATGGCTTTCCATAAAATTGATTATTGATGATAACGAGCCAGGATCTTTTGAGTAAGAGATCTTAAACCACGCGATCTGCGTATTTTCATTACGGCCTGCAAACATGCACAAGTCTCGAACCATAGACTTTGCTCCCTTGAATTAGTTATGTATACATTTGATTAAGCTATTGTGCTGAGTTTTCTGAACACCCTGGCCTTGAAGTCCATCAATGCGGCCATGAAATTCACGCCGGCATCATAGGGGGTCGGGTGTACGCTGAAGTAAGAATGAACATCCCCGTCCCCGAGCCATTTTGTGCACATGTAGTAGTAGTGGTCCGAGGTCAGCAGGTGTTTCCAGATGTTCAGGAGTTCCGGGTCCCCGGTTTTTTTCACAAAAGGTTCAAGGAGTTTAATCTCTTCAAAACAACGTCTTTGCATATCGTTTCCCAACCAGGCGCTGGTGTCGCGTTCCATGTCCGCCCAGGAAATGGTGGAAAAGTCCCCTACATCGATTTCCGCTACCGGAGTATATTTTTTCACAACTTCCGAGGGGGTGTCGAAAGTCAAACGAGTCTCTAAGACTTTCTCCGGGAGATTTCTCAGAAACGCAAAGATGCCTGTTTCTTCCCACTGGTGCTCCCCGAAAGTCTCATAGTCCATAAAAATGTTGATGCAATCTTCCCTGATTCCGGAAGCCCATTGAGCCCATTTTTCCGCAGTCAGGGGGTAGCCGTCCCACCAGCGGGCCGAAAAACGGTACCCTATATCGTCGCTCAGCTTGTAGTTCCTGACGAGTATCGGTATTCCCGATCCCGTTGCTTCGTACACAAAGTTCGGGGACCTCCAGCCGAGCATGTGATCCGCACCTTCCGTAAGGACTGCTTTGTATCCGAGATCCAAGGCAATTTTCCCTATCGTGTTATTGTAAAGTAGCTCTGTATTCCGGAACACTTCGGGTTTTACTCCGAGAAGGTCTTTCATGAGCCTGCGGTGTTCCCTTATCTCTTCAATAAATTCCGTTTTGTCCTCAAAAAGGCTTGAGATTGAATGGTAGCAGGTCTCGTCCAGGAACTCCACAGCTCCGGTTTTCGCCATCTGCCTGAAGTCTTCAAGCACATCTTCCTCCCAGAGTTCGCACTGCTCCAGATGGGTTCCTGTCACCGAAAGGGCGAATTTGAATTCTCCCCTGTGCTCGTCCAGGGCCTCCAGAAGGATCCTGTTGGCAGGCAGGTAGCATTTTTCTGCCACTCTCTTGAAAATCTCGCGGTCTCCCCTTTCATCGAAATAGCGGAAAAAACCTGTCCTGTCATCGGGCCAGAACCAGCGCAAGCGAAATGGCTGGTGTATCTGGAAATAAAGGCAAAGGGAGGTCATGCTTTCTCCTCCCCGACAGTCCTTTTCTCCTGAATATCTCTCTTCCCTTGACCCTCACTTTTCTCCTGAATGTCTCTCTCCTCTGGAACGGGACTTTCTTCTGTAACTGTTCTCTTCGCTGTAGCAGTCTTTTTCTCCGGAATTACCCTTTTTTCCGGAAAATTGCTTTCCTCCAGGACAGCTCGCCTGAAATCCGAGAGTATGGAATAATAGTTAACAGCCTTCTCGTATCCTTCCCTTATATTTTCCCCGGATTTCATGGAAAAGAGGATGTCGCCTTGCTGGAGGTAGCCGAAAACCCTCTTCAGTTTTCCGTAGTTCGGGCTTTCTTTCCTTCCTGCCTCTTCAAGTTCTTCCCCCACCTGTACGAGTTCCCTCAGATAGAGCTGCTGGGCCTTATTCCCGAGAGCATTGTGCATCCCGTAGCGGATAGTCTGCTCGGTTTTCAGGGTGGGAAGTTTTACGGGCTTAAAGCTCTTTACAACTTCCGAAGGTGTAAGCATGCTGATCCCCCTTTCTTCTAGTTTTTCCGGAAGCTCCCGGATAAAGTCGGCAACCAAACTCTTTTTCCTGTGGT
This window encodes:
- the metG gene encoding methionine--tRNA ligase; this translates as MSKSSDKPVLVTCGLPYANGKAHVGHLRTYVPADIFVRALKKEGRDVTFVCGSDTHGTPIVVNAEQLGITPGELVETYHKHFDETFKQLGVNFDAFGTTDDPENHNRTLEIVNKLIEKDYVYPKTIEIAYCPKCDRFLPDRYVEGTCPHCGETARGDECDQGCGKHLEPGELKSPVCTICGGPAEYRKQEHFFFKLSEFSDYLMNYLSNELGGTTNARNYALGWVKQGLEDWCITRNLEWGVKFPGHDDLVVYVWVDAPIGYMAFTEEWAAQANDSWEKYWKGDGEIIHFIGGDITYHHCIFWPAMLKGADYSVPTDVVASGMVKIEDKTFSKTRGYVVWVGEDYLDHGFHPDILRYYLASYTSHTKELNFSWRVLQEKINTELVAVLGNFLYRTMLFAFKNYGKIPEGEIEPEVKEKIETAINEVNAAMEEYEFKKAVDTAMALASFGNIYFQSHEPWKLIKEDKEACGQVLYNCLQLGKALTLLFEPVLPGSMENAWKGLGLEGDVHEAQYSDALVPLKAGSGFAKPKILFTKLEDDKIGEMEEISSERVRIAIAKQTGPKEGKEEKEVAKSEGKPPATEEKAEAKPEEEGEEEENLPQIEYDDFAKLDIRVGKVLVVEKIKKSKKLLRIEVDIGEPEPRQIVAGMAPYYDPEELVGKNIIVLANLKPTKLCGVKSNGMMLAADDGGEIVAALMPDKELKPGSRIR
- a CDS encoding glycoside hydrolase family 15 protein, translated to MIKQPNVILGNAELLVTMGRKGELFGFFYPRRDHAQHIDESLACIHTGETLLWTNSNDWQSIQNYIEDTNIVSTKLYHDSGIRISILDLVHPDVPVLIRRFKIQSQKKISGKFYYYSNFNVGETSKKNSGYCDSKARLIVQYWQDYYIGIHSMPEFSEWQVGKAMDTIWWTNSRYDMEDGKLQNNKEDIGNINNAAGWDLELEADGTNEFVIFIGAAPTRNLLYKRMQELSKLPLEQIFEKTREHWVMWLSKKQVLKMPGLEGYNNLRQELFNAYNRSLLVLYLMNDHENGSFVAAPEFDSNFEKCGGYGFCWNRDSSELVLALKHSGYPEYCDRFFKWCIRTQLPNGSWFQRYWLDGSKAPSWGNFDYSTQIDETGSTLYAMDVYYRILEGLKKIEFLEEVWVSVLRAAEYLMKRTKTGLHESCMDLWETYYGIFTYTNASIYAGLMGASHLAEENGEAGMARRWKKRAEFIKQATIDRFWLQEGYFAKGVINEKLDKTMDASVLATYIPFGMLSPRNPVERDMIFFLIENIQKKLSSPVNRHYGIRRYENDSYINGNPWLVTTLWLSEAMFALALALPYEKEKDQYEETRKKLTEEGIRFLKWSLAGTTSAGLLPEQVDKSTGRPAWAIPLGWSCSLMLDNILLLDKICRRKAGNEAEG
- a CDS encoding V4R domain-containing protein, whose protein sequence is MVRDLCMFAGRNENTQIAWFKISYSKDPGSLSSIINFMESHEVQTKFGHLDNITQQTGEYSIFTEIGKDVDVDDLARKIGGLEAVEKVEHGISEHRMIHLVDFPLNVIGVRGIIARAPTLVDIIRTLNDSAPHAEGLLTLSGLRGGIHAAKYFRNIMPLDDKNFASILAELYRAVGWGILEIDCDPETFEGKIIVKESFIADVYGETDQPVCAYMSGYFAGYLTEYSGKNIRVREVSCKATGNEVCEHIISPAPSGENQEHVITRGVSR
- a CDS encoding glycoside hydrolase family 57 protein, with product MTSLCLYFQIHQPFRLRWFWPDDRTGFFRYFDERGDREIFKRVAEKCYLPANRILLEALDEHRGEFKFALSVTGTHLEQCELWEEDVLEDFRQMAKTGAVEFLDETCYHSISSLFEDKTEFIEEIREHRRLMKDLLGVKPEVFRNTELLYNNTIGKIALDLGYKAVLTEGADHMLGWRSPNFVYEATGSGIPILVRNYKLSDDIGYRFSARWWDGYPLTAEKWAQWASGIREDCINIFMDYETFGEHQWEETGIFAFLRNLPEKVLETRLTFDTPSEVVKKYTPVAEIDVGDFSTISWADMERDTSAWLGNDMQRRCFEEIKLLEPFVKKTGDPELLNIWKHLLTSDHYYYMCTKWLGDGDVHSYFSVHPTPYDAGVNFMAALMDFKARVFRKLSTIA
- the sppA gene encoding signal peptide peptidase SppA, coding for MDSNTSSSPVPEKKKRNHISYVVVVIALLLVIGVSMMAIFYGFGFEGDLGTSDKVAVIYVQGTMLTGNIPSGLGYATSEEISENIQRAVEDEQVSAIVLRVNSPGGSPAAAQEVVGEIQKAQEEGVPVVISMGDMAASAAYYISAPADYIIANPSTSTGSIGVIWIFQNMSAFYEEEGVEFYISKSGELKDMGGSWRGLTDEEKEHADRVVLESYEDFVAQIAEGRNMTRGDVKAIADGRIYTGKTAKELGLVDEMGNLYDAIDKAAELGGIEGEPRVVYMNRATLSRLLLGSESSSSDASSSDAVRQFVSYYEESPYGKIQA